ACAAGGGAGTACGAATCTTTACCATCAGCCTTTTGGCGGAGAAAGACGACGAAGTCGACGGCTTTCTGACGAAAGTCAGCTCTGAATCGGATGACGACGATACCCAATATTATTACAGCTGCACCGATATGAAAGGCCTTGCGGATGCGATGACCGAAATTTCCGAATCCGCCGGAACGACGGTGGAAAACCCGGTGGAGCTGAAAACAAAATCCATTACCGACACGCTCGACCCCCGGTTTGAGCTGCAGCCGGGCGAAAAGGCGCGGCTTGAAGAGGACGGCGCGATCATAACGGTCCAAGATGGCGTGACGAAGATCACGTGGAAGGATCAGACGCTTCCGGTTCCGGACGAGGAAGAATGGACAAAGGAAATCAAAATCCGCGCGAGATCCGATTTCCTCGGCGGAAACGACATTCCGACGAACGTCGCTTCCGGTTCCAAAATCGTCTGCGAAGACGGCAGTACATCAAAATTCGCCCAGCCGACCGTCAACGTTCCGGTCCTGTTTTCGGTAGAAAATAAAGAAACTTCGATTTTCCTCGGCGACACGGTGCCGGACGCGAAATTGCAGATGTTTGACGAAAGCGAATGGAACTGGTACGGAAAAGGCAAAACGGGAAAATTCAGCTGCCAGTGGGTTAACAAAGACGGAGACCCCATTGAAAATATCAAGGCGCTCACGCCTTTCGGCGATTCCAATGTTTATACGCTAAAGGTCACTTTTCAGCCCGACGAGAGCGCGAAGGATTCCAAGGGGCCGAGGCAGGAGGCTGTGACCGAGAGCGGTGATTACACGGTGAACGTGGTGCGCGGAACCGTTTCGGTGACCAAGAAGATCAAACAGTCCGAGATTTGGAGCCCCAACGGCGACCCGATCGTTACGTTCAAGCTTGAGCGGATCGTAAACGGCAGCGCGGCGGAAACCCAGTATCGCACGGTGCGGTTTGACGATGCGGCAAAGCCTGGTCAGGACGGTACGCTCTCCCTGACAGCCGCCTTTGACGACCTGAAAAAGGGCGAATACCGCGTCACGGAAGAAGACGCCCTGCGCTATCGATATCAGAGCGCCGGCGTAGGCGAGGGCACCGCCGTCAGTGAGAAGGACGGGGAAGCGGTTTACACTTATCTGGGATACGAATCCAAAACAGATTCCACAACGGATGTCGATAAAAAATCCGCGAGCGCGGTATTTACGAATGAGGCAAAAAAGCTGGATCAGCCTTATTTTTCCCATACGGATACGAAATCGAACGCCATCAGGATTACCTTTACGGATCAGAATCACACCGTGAACCCGGATGGCTCCGAATATGTGACGGAGCAGGAGCGGTCAGCAGCCGAAAAATCGGCTGAAAAGGCCCGCCCGGTTTCCGCCGCCAGACGCCCGGCGGCCGAATTGGAAGAGGAGGCCCGGCAGCAGGAAGAGGATCCATCCGAGCCGCAGTCTGCCGTGGAAACACCACCCCGGGTACAGCCGGAATCCTCCTCTTCTGAAACGGCGGAGAAATCCCCGCCCCCCGGAACATCGGGAGAATCCCGGCCCACAGAGCAGTCTCCGCCCGCAGAACCGGATTCTGATCCGAGCGGACAGCAGGAAGTCAGGGCAGAAGATGAGGCCTCCGCCCCGGCAAAGGAATCGGAACCGCCCAGGGAAACAGCCGATCTTCCGGGCGCAAAAGAAGAAAGCGAATGAGTTCAATTGGATGTGATTGTCAGAAAGATCTGCAACGTGCTGATCAGCGTCATTTTAACCGCCATGGTGATTTCGGCCGCCGTTCTGCTGGTTCCCCATGTGTTCGGCTATCAGCCTTACAGCGTGCTGAGCGGCAGCATGGAGCCCCGGTATCATGTCGGGAGCCTGATTTTCGTCAGGCCGGTGAAGCCGGAGGAAATCAAAACCGGCGACGCCGTTACGTTTACGCTTCCCGGTCAGGAAAAGACGGTCGCCACCCACCGGGTCGTCAGAATCGATCCGAAGGCGAAGACCTTCACCACCAAAGGCGATGCCAACGAGGTGGAGGACCAGCCGGTTTCCTTCGACCGCCTGGTCGGAAGGGCCGCGGGATTCAGCGTCCCGTATTTCGGGTGGCTTTCCATTTTTATCCGCACCAAACAGGGGCTTTTGACCGCGGGATGCCTTGTCCTGTTTGTGATTCTGCTGTGCTTCCTCCCCGATGTTTTTAAAAAGGAAGAGGAGCCGAAGGATGAGGGCGAAGACGATACCTTGGAAAACGAATGAGCCGAACGGCTCAGCTGGAAAGATGGAGGGATTCAGATTGAAGCTTACCAGAACCAAAAAGATCGCGGCGGCCGTTGCTGCCGTCGCGGTGATCGGCGGCATGGCGGTCGGTTCCACGCTGGCTTATCTGACGGATCAGAAAGAAGCAACCAATACGATCACCGTCGGAGACGTCAAAATCGAGCTGCTTGAGCCGGGTTTTCCCACAGGCAGCCCGCCCAGCATGGAGCCGGGTATGAAGCAGGCAAAGGACCCCTACCTGGAAAACACCGGCTCCAACCCCGCCTATGTCCGCCTGAGGGTCGATATCCCTACGGCGACGATCGGCAGACAGGAAAATACCCCGCTGTTTGAGCTGGGCTACTTGGACAAGGACGGAAACTTCCAAACCAATATTGAAACCTTAACCGGAGCCGTCGATGGCACGACCGTGAAATGGGTAAAAGACGGCGAATATTACTACCTGCGTAAAGCCGACGGCTCAGATTTTCAGCTTCCCGCGAAAAAG
This window of the Ruminococcaceae bacterium BL-6 genome carries:
- a CDS encoding VWFA domain-containing protein, which encodes MTGMFRAWRKPLAFVLMFAMLAAAVPAADAENAGKAAGETVKTEDSTPAQAAASGKIGRSDGEPEDLAQYVVSSKTAGYEGMDEESGDRNYTLTLKASSGATETVTEPGEQITTPADIVLVLDVSASMDEEVDVSGDVYVPFNRWDDGEDRSWGDDSPYDDGDASGYFRRYENYGSYYPRPVWAAVEPAEGRRQVGYSPDADGNFQQSEREAEWKESWWIFGEWQWGSWSDGTPTHILVREGDVQRIDALKSTAYDFVNSLNSGSKVAVKTFTKDNPGVEIGLISLTNEKQAVLDSITNLYINNDGNRGTLLYKGLEKANTALKSSENENQVIVAFTDGEDGEIGRDGSRDDGNQGPTEAEKEAKIAKDKGVRIFTISLLAEKDDEVDGFLTKVSSESDDDDTQYYYSCTDMKGLADAMTEISESAGTTVENPVELKTKSITDTLDPRFELQPGEKARLEEDGAIITVQDGVTKITWKDQTLPVPDEEEWTKEIKIRARSDFLGGNDIPTNVASGSKIVCEDGSTSKFAQPTVNVPVLFSVENKETSIFLGDTVPDAKLQMFDESEWNWYGKGKTGKFSCQWVNKDGDPIENIKALTPFGDSNVYTLKVTFQPDESAKDSKGPRQEAVTESGDYTVNVVRGTVSVTKKIKQSEIWSPNGDPIVTFKLERIVNGSAAETQYRTVRFDDAAKPGQDGTLSLTAAFDDLKKGEYRVTEEDALRYRYQSAGVGEGTAVSEKDGEAVYTYLGYESKTDSTTDVDKKSASAVFTNEAKKLDQPYFSHTDTKSNAIRITFTDQNHTVNPDGSEYVTEQERSAAEKSAEKARPVSAARRPAAELEEEARQQEEDPSEPQSAVETPPRVQPESSSSETAEKSPPPGTSGESRPTEQSPPAEPDSDPSGQQEVRAEDEASAPAKESEPPRETADLPGAKEESE
- a CDS encoding Signal peptidase I gives rise to the protein MDVIVRKICNVLISVILTAMVISAAVLLVPHVFGYQPYSVLSGSMEPRYHVGSLIFVRPVKPEEIKTGDAVTFTLPGQEKTVATHRVVRIDPKAKTFTTKGDANEVEDQPVSFDRLVGRAAGFSVPYFGWLSIFIRTKQGLLTAGCLVLFVILLCFLPDVFKKEEEPKDEGEDDTLENE
- a CDS encoding conserved protein of unknown function (Evidence 4 : Unknown function but conserved in other organisms), with amino-acid sequence MRAKTIPWKTNEPNGSAGKMEGFRLKLTRTKKIAAAVAAVAVIGGMAVGSTLAYLTDQKEATNTITVGDVKIELLEPGFPTGSPPSMEPGMKQAKDPYLENTGSNPAYVRLRVDIPTATIGRQENTPLFELGYLDKDGNFQTNIETLTGAVDGTTVKWVKDGEYYYLRKADGSDFQLPAKKDTDMKFPETPKLFTHIRLNPGLKEEELAPVSGKDYALTEIEVTGEAIQTGGFADAKKAWDAFDKQNQSK